CAACAAGCTCGGTTTTTCGATGTATCCGGGCGAAATGGAAGGCCTGCTCAAGCTGGCCGGCGCTGCCGTGATGAAGGAAATCCTGCTCGAAGGGCGCATCCTGACCGCCACCGAAGCCTACGAAAAAGGACTGGTGACGCGCGTCGTGCCGGATGCGCAGGTCGAGGACGAGGCCTACGCCACCGCCCGCCGCATCTGCAACGGTGCCCCGCTGGTCGCCGGCTGGCACAAGCAATGGATTCGCCGCCTGCAGAACGGTCGACCGCTCAACGACGAGGAAAAAGCCGCCTCCTTCGCCTTCCTCGACACCGAGGACTACAAGGAAGGTCTGGATGCCTTCCTGGCCAAGCGCAAACCGGTGTTCAAGGCGCGCTGATCAGCCGCCAAACACCGTGTGCAGCATCTTTGCCGAGAGCAGGATCAACACCCCGGCAAAGATTTTCTTCAGCGTCGCGACCGGCAGGCGGTGTGCCAGGCGCGCACCGAGCGGCGCCGTGAAAAAGGAAACGCTGCTGATCAGCAGGAAAGCCGGCAGGTAAACATAGCCGAATGACCAATCCGGCAAACCGGCACTGCCCCAACCGTTGATCAGATAGCCCAACGCCCCGGACAGCGCGATCGGCAGGCCGATTGCCGCGGAGGTGCCGATTGCGTTCTGCATCTTGACGTTGCACCAGGTCATGAAGGGCACCGACAGCGAGCCGCCGCCGATCGCCACCAGCGCCGAAATGATGCCGATGCCCGCGCCGACGCCCGCCATGCCGGCGGCACCGGGCAGGTTGCGAGAAGGCTTCGGCTTGACGTTGAGGATCATCTGCAGCGACACGTAAGCCATGAAGCAGGCAAAGAAAATGGCCAGCGGCTGCGTCGGCACGCGTGAAGCGACAAAAGTCCCGGCAAAGGTGCCGAGCAGGACGCCCGGCGCAATCGCCCTGACGATGTCCCAGCGTACCGCACCATGCGCATGATGGGCGCGCAGACTCGAAATCGAAGTCAGGACGATGGCCGCCATCGAGGTACCGAGCGCCAGATGAACCAGATGCTCGCTGCCCACCCCCTGGGCGGCAAACATCGCCGTCAGCAGGGGCACCATGATGCCGCCACCGCCCACCCCGAGCAAGCCGGCAAAAATCCCGACCAGGGCACCCAGCAACAAATAGGCAATCAACCACTCAATAGCCATTCTCAAGACCTTTTCAATTGGGTGATAGCGAGC
The DNA window shown above is from Quatrionicoccus australiensis and carries:
- a CDS encoding sulfite exporter TauE/SafE family protein; the encoded protein is MAIEWLIAYLLLGALVGIFAGLLGVGGGGIMVPLLTAMFAAQGVGSEHLVHLALGTSMAAIVLTSISSLRAHHAHGAVRWDIVRAIAPGVLLGTFAGTFVASRVPTQPLAIFFACFMAYVSLQMILNVKPKPSRNLPGAAGMAGVGAGIGIISALVAIGGGSLSVPFMTWCNVKMQNAIGTSAAIGLPIALSGALGYLINGWGSAGLPDWSFGYVYLPAFLLISSVSFFTAPLGARLAHRLPVATLKKIFAGVLILLSAKMLHTVFGG